The following are encoded in a window of Castanea sativa cultivar Marrone di Chiusa Pesio chromosome 9, ASM4071231v1 genomic DNA:
- the LOC142610487 gene encoding uncharacterized protein LOC142610487: MSDDEWVKEAMTNDTVVDFLLRLFQAQPPQSKPVQAVVHLGWTIRQHRSKLAPKRGDSTIKKKVEPAQASPTTLLSWSGATSASSGALDGFEESSCLSKPTESSRSKVPL; the protein is encoded by the exons ATGAGCGACGATGAGTGGGTCAAGGAGGCCATGACCAACGACACGGTGGTGGATTTTCTATTAAGGCTCTTCCAAGCTCAGCCTCCTCAGTCAAAGCCTGTTCAGGCTGTTGTCCACCTCGGTTGGACTATCCGCCAGCATCGTTCCAAGTTGGCGCCCAAACGCGGTGACTCCACCATTAAGAAGAAGGTTGAGCCTGCGCAAGCTAGTCCTACCACGCTACTGTCATGGAGCGGTGCCACCTCTGCCAGCAGCGGCGCTCTCGATGGCTTTGAGGAGTCAAGCTGTCTTTCCAAACCGACTGAAAGCTCGAGATCTAAG GTTCCATTATGA